A genomic region of Hippoglossus hippoglossus isolate fHipHip1 chromosome 8, fHipHip1.pri, whole genome shotgun sequence contains the following coding sequences:
- the LOC117766387 gene encoding myeloid-associated differentiation marker homolog, producing the protein MAQVDLRSLTQPVGILRTLAAILACMSFILAATAGNESYSYWAWCMFTWCFCFFFTLLILILEFTTVSKKLPFAWDDFTAAFAMLASLMFLATSIIYPTFFTCTTCYCQIGASVVSWVCFGVYAGEVVLTRLRPCGQNSGFLSTLSGIMKIMETFIACLIYTSLESKQYVNSPPLQWCVAVYSLCFIFSIIIILLTLGQMTSFFPISFDKLVVVFNILAAVMYATAMVIWPLYSLHSNPRPGNCGHLCAWDKLVVVTFMTIFNFIVYTLDTAYSICLVFFTSNQ; encoded by the coding sequence ATGGCCCAAGTGGATTTGCGGTCGCTCACCCAGCCTGTGGGCATCTTGCGAACACTGGCAGCCATCCTCGCTTGTATGTCGTTTATCTTGGCAGCAACGGCGGGAAATGAATCATATTCTTACTGGGCATGGTGCATGTTCACGTGgtgcttctgcttcttcttcacccttctcatcctcatcctggAGTTCACCACTGTAAGCAAAAAGCTACCTTTCGCCTGGGATGACTTCACCGCTGCCTTTGCAATGCTGGCCAGCCTCATGTTCCTGGCCACCTCCATCATTTACCCCACATTTTTCACCTGCACGACCTGCTACTGTCAGATCGGTGCGTCTGTGGTGTCCTGGGTCTGTTTCGGGGTGTATGCCGGCGAGGTGGTCCTGACACGCCTTCGCCCCTGCGGACAGAACAGCGGGTTTCTCTCCACGTTGTCCGGTATAATGAAGATTATGGAGACCTTCATCGCCTGTCTCATCTACACGTCCCTGGAGAGCAAACAGTACGTGAACTCCCCGCCGCTGCAGTGGTGCGTGGCCGTGTACTCCTTGTGTTTCATCTTTTCCATCATCATAATCCTGCTCACCCTTGGACAAATGACCTCTTTTTTTCCAATCTCATTTGACAAGCTGGTGGTCGTCTTCAATATTTTGGCAGCAGTGATGTACGCGACAGCGATGGTGATCTGGCCGCTGTACAGCCTCCATAGCAATCCGAGACCCGGCAACTGTGGCCACCTTTGTGCCTGGGATAAACTGGTGGTGGTCACCTTCATGACGATCTTCAACTTCATTGTTTACACCCTGGACACTGCCTACTCCATATGCCTTGTGTTCTTTACTAGCAACCAGTAA